The Euleptes europaea isolate rEulEur1 chromosome 9, rEulEur1.hap1, whole genome shotgun sequence nucleotide sequence aggagagggagaaaaatataaattaatgaCAAATACGATAGGGGAAATTGCTGCCCAATACATTCCTCAGCTCATGTCTCTAAAATGTTTGTTTCCTCTCCGGAGCTGTAGGGTGGGTGAGCAAGGGAAAGTTGGGGGGGATGGCAGGGTGGGGGAATGAGGGAAAGTTGGGGGAGACGGCAGGGTGGGCACGCCCAGGAAAGTTGGGGGGAGTGCCGGGCACCTGAGGCCTGCTGCCCCTGCCCCCAGGAACCccataaagggagggggaagggagctgGTGGCTTCAGCTCGCGGGCCTTAGaacagccctccgggggccggatccagcccgtgggccacATGTTTTACACCCCTGCTATAATTGTCTGCATGgtagggagagagtggacagggagaagtctctcataatactagaatgcggggtcatctgctgaagctggagggtgagagattcaaaactgataaaaggaagtatttctttttttcagtCTCTATgcaaagcccttaggacaaatcatttgtagctttggggtCGCTCactcaatatgtggatgatatgtggtagaggtcctgaatgcttggctgctgtggtaaacaggctatgagtgaacaaattgaaactaagccctggaaagacagaggtaatgctggttgggaaggtagAGATCTTGCAGGACATTATGCAAGTTTTTATGCCtccggagccccccccccctgccctcaCCTCCCCCCGTTCCACTAACTCCGACGTCGGGCCCAAAGAAGCCCCAGTTCGAGGGGCAGAAACAAGACCCCGCAGTGCCCGTTttgctccccgcccccccacgcacacaccgccccctccccaggggTCCGGCGGCCCCTCCCCCCACGAGAGAGAGGGGGGGTCTCTCCCTGCTGGCCAGAAGCAAGCGGAGGGGCGGAGGGGCCCGAggaggggaggagtgggggggctCCTCAGGGCCGCGCCCTGCCTGCGGGAACGTGCCCAGGCGCACAGGAGAGAGAGAACCAGCGGGGGGGAGTGAGAAGGGGCGGACTTTCTGCCCAGACTTTCTGTCCCGCTTGAGGGAGGGGCTCAGAGAGGGGCTCacagcccccccgccccaccactggcacccctgcgaggtaggtggggccgagagagagaGCTGCGACTGGCCTTAAGGGTCGCCCCAGCTGGctgtgtgagggggaggggggatcaaaCCCCGGTCCTCCAGGTCAGAGGCCACCCCCAACCATGGcatggcattccctcaatgatccctccttccaaaccaatgttttcatgttttatatgcatttaaactgttttgtatgtattttgaaAATCATTTTCATGATGCATGTTTGAGAggggttttataatgtaattttatcttgTGTGTTTtagattgttagctgccttggtggcccttgtaagggcagaaaggcaagatattaatattgtaaataataataatgctaaaaGCGTATCCTGGAAGCATAGACCCTTTTAGGTGCTGAAACAAACCTTGCGTTGGTTGGACTCGAGAATAGCAATCAGCATTCGGGGGATGGCACAGGCTGTGCCATTGACCTgttgagaaacagagagagaaggtGGAGGGTCTTGCCACACCAATGCGCCCCCCTCCTAGGCCCTTTGGGGCATCTCATCAAGTTCGGTGgtataaaaaaaataagaagagccctgctggatcagaccagtgaggagccatctggtccagcatccggCCTCacggtggccagccagttcccctggagggccaaccacagggcatagaagccaaagCCTTACCGTGATGGCACTGGGATTgagaggttgactgcctttgaatgtggaggttcccttcagtcaccatggcaaaAAGGACCAAGGGCTAATGTGGAAGCTTTCAtggcccactcccccccccccgaacaccaACCCATCTCTCATTCCCACATGTGAAAGCTCTTCAATGAAGTGAAGGTCTGGCTGGTGTGCTGGGCGGGAGACCTCCCAGGGGTCCCCATGCATGCCACCTTGGGCTCTACAGCAGTCCACAGGTGGGAtttaaatgctgtaaataaatgGCCTGCACTCACCGTATGTGCGTAACAGAACTGCCCCTGCCTGTTGTAGTACATGATGTTCAGCTGCCGGCTCTGGTAGTCTGTGCAGTTGGAGGCGCTGGAGATCTggcaggggaaggaaagacccGAGGGGGATGCCAAGAAGTCAGAGCACTCTGAGCAATCTCACAAATCACACTCTGACATGACCGCAAAACCGGGTGGGGCTGGGCAGATTACGGACAGGAGGAAGGCCACAGGCGGCAATCCAGGAGGGGGAGAGGTGGCCACACCCGACTCCTCAAGGGGAAACGGGAAGTCCCACTCTGGCAGCGCACCTGAGCACACCCTTCACATTTTCTTCTTTGAATTAAGGGTTGCTATtcacggctggggggggggacagagcccCATGTTTGGGGGGCAACCTGCAATAAGGGAGGAAAAACTGCTACCTGATTTAGATGTGCCTAACAAACAGTTGCCCCggcctggattgcccaggctggcccaatctcatcagatgtcaaaagttaagcagggtcagccctggtgactTTTTGGATGGAGACCACTAAAGGTCAGGGCTGCTACAACAGCTTTCAAAGGTCTCAGACAAAGAAactatctctgaatgtctcttgccttggaaaacctatggggtcgccataagtctgctgtgatttaatagcaaaaaacaaacaaaagccccCCAACAGATGTTCTTCTCTTGTGTGCGGAGCTCACAGTTCCACGCAGAGggactgaatcatagagttggaagggaccaccagggtcatctagactgACTCAGCTGCAGCTAGATTGGGGGTAACAGTCCCTGAATCTGCACTATGCCGAAGAAAACAAGCGTCACCCTGGCACCTAGGAACTGCTTCTCTCAAGAAGAAACCTGTGGGATCCCCTATGCCTCTCCCAAAAGCGCTCTTCTGCCTTGACCCTGAAGGATGAAGCTGGATGGGTCCTCACAAGTGGGAAGCCCACACTGAGAGGTGagtccatgagagccagtgtggtatagtggttaagagcaatggactctataatctggagaactacatttgattccccactcctccacatgaagcctgctgggtgaccttgggctactcacagttctctctgaactttctcagccccacctaccacacaaggtgtctgttgtggggagaggaagggaattgagtgccggtttgattctccttaaaaaaaggtagagacaatcgccgtataaaaaccaactcttctttttcttctttctccttcgCCACTCACCTCTCCATTTGTGCCACCACCTGGCATCCAGGCCTCGATGTCAAACTTCCTGTAGGCAGGCACACCCAGTTCCTGCGCGGGCATCTCCAAAACCCTGTTGGGAAAGAAAGAGACTAGCTGATGGCAGCGGCAGCCATGCCGTTTGGCCAACCCTTGGCCAGCTGATTAGTAGGCTAGGGAACTGCATGTCACCTCTAGCAGGCTTTCTACCTGGGGGGAGGTAATGCTGGGAAGGAGGGCAGCACTTGCACCACCTTGCAAAACAGTTGCTTCTCTGGAGCCTCAATGCCGGGCAAACTTGAAGCTTACCAGAAGGCACGCAGCCCAGTTCCCTGAatgcacatggagctgccttctactgaatcagaccctcagtccatcaagaccagtatcgtctactcagactggctgggGCTCTCCGGGGTTTCatgtaggggtctttcacatcagctactgctgggttctttttaactggagatgcgggagaTTGAACCCAggggcttctgcatgccaagcagttattcttccactgagccacaacccctccttcCCCCTATTAACTCTGATTTACTTCTTCCCTGCAAAAAGCAACAACTGCTATACAGAAatctcaagctgcttttctaccCGGTGCTCTTGGGAAATACATTGACCCTGAGAGCTCagttctctcctcttttaatCAAATTGCATGCACACTTGAAAAGAAGCAGTCACACTTCTGTATTGGTGACACCGTCATCCCAGAGTTTCAGAAGAACCTGGATCTTGAAAGTGAtgcaaagagacagagagaaaaaaatctgttccaccctaagggggaaagcagaaaaaaggaaaacaggtTGTCAATATCGTCACAACAAGATGCTGTTCGTTCATTACAGGTTTTTACTCCTTCCATGAAGGAACCAAGGGCAGGCATACACAGCTCGTCCTAATCCcccactgcacacacacaccatctcatCACAACAACCCCGAGGAAGGCTATACTAAGAGATGgagacgggcccaaggtcacctgtgaCCGCTATGTTGGCACAGCTGGTCCTGTGATGTTTGGGCCACTCTCAGCCTGACACCCAAAGAGTCTCAATCTCAACGCAGTTGGGTGCCCGTTTGGGCAGAGAACAAGACCAGACGTTGGCTGTAGACACAGGAAGGTCAGCTAGTTCACCTGCGGTTTGCTATAACCACACCACCTAACTGGAGAATTTCAAATGCGAGCAGGAAGTGGGGGCTACTCTCTAGCCTCCCCTGTCTCTATGGTATCATCCCTAATTTCTTCAGCAATTCTTTATTAATAACCTTGTGATGTTCCTGGGATTTACTGGGTCCAGATTTAATACTTCAACCAGAAGTGTACAGGTTGAGTTGAAAAAGTAGGGGAGGTATCCCAAGGAAATATTTAACCTGCACCTGGGATGGAGTAGACAAGGTACGCCATGGGCATCCTCCCTGCCTTGGGATTCGCCACCTGCATTCATCTTTGGGTTACTCCATCACAAAAGAAGAGCAGGCTTTGGTTACTTTTAATAACCATGCAGAAGAGGGAATTTTGGCCAGTGTAGCTCTCTGCAGGATTCAAACTGCCCTGGGATAAGATAACATGAAGCAGGAACCTCAGGTGACAGACCTGGGTGTACCATTAAGGACAGCAGGTGCAAAGAGGGGGGCTgatgtgccccccaccccacctcaggGCACAGTCTATTCTGCGCAAGCCCTATTAAAATGAATGGAAGCTAGAGGCGGGTGCAACTGACTTACTTTGATGCTACTGATCATGCAGCCGAttcggctctgaacagtgtcacactaagattaaaactaaaagaaaggggggggggaatctagctagctagctagctatatGGATAAACAATAGAGAATTAAGAATGTCTAATCTTAATGGACTggggaaaaacttggcaactgccaatgtaatattaaaatccacccctgctacaAGAAAACtaaaattatccaattcacatgTAGAGTcccagataaaaggttttatcctgCTTCACTAAGCAGGTCACAGCTGAGCAGAGAATGTTTGATCAGAACCacactgatcccccccccctcgctcagCACAGGAGGGGGCAACACGGACGGCCCTCGGCTTGGACCGCACAGCCCACGCCAGGAAGGGGAGTGAGTGAGGAGGCCAAGCTCCTCCTTACACCCCAGTCATGCGTGGAGGATGCACGGTTTATAAATGCACAGGTGAGAGTAAAACCCGACGAGAGGCGGGAAGATGCAGTTTCGGATGTCCGCTGTGCTTTCCCGTCATCAACAGCAGCCAGGTGAGGTCCCATTTGCATCAGGATCACGGGGAAGGAGGAGTGAGCTCATCCCCTCTCTGATGCCATTTCCCTGTCCTCAAATGGCTCCCCCAGGCTGCGATTTGAAGAAAATATATAGGTTGTCTGTGTGTTACCCCCCATGGGGCAAACAGCAGTACAAGGGGGACATTTCATGAGGAAACGAGTTAAAACTCTGTTACCTTCTGCTATGGGGCTCCAAATCGTAGCCTCCTGTAGCTTTCCTTTACACAGGAAAATTGTGCCAAAGGTCCTAGACTGAATCTTGCACCATCTTGTCTGGTTTGACCCTCATCTTTTGTATTGCCTGAAAGCGGCGCTTGTGTTATTTTTCTTCGACCACCTGGGGGACCATTTACAAAGTCATTAGACAGGCAAGTTTCACAAGGCTGAGCCTGATACATCGTGAagcaagaatcccccccccccccgagagattCTCTAGAACTTTGTACTGCTTCCTATATGCTCCCTAGAATCCTGAATGTGAGGAATCACTGAGATTAAGCGTGTCCTCTCCCTAGGATCTCAGAGAGGGTTGAAAGAGGAAGGGAGATTTTTGtgaatttattttcttcatttataccccatgttcaccccaatgggggacccaaagcggctcacaacattctccttcattttatcctcacaatgaccatgtgaggtaggttaggtcgtGCGCATGgtactggcccagggtcacccagcaaactcccATGTCTGAACACATAGAGTTcataatataagaaaggccatgctggatcagatcaaggcccatcaagttcagcagtctgtccacacagtggccaaccaggtgcctctaggaagcccacaagcaagacgactgcagcagcattatcccgcctgtgttccacagcacctcatataatggggcatgctcctctgatactagagagaatgggtatgcatcatgactagtagccatgaatagctctctcctctatgaacatgtccactcccctattaaagccttccaagtctgctgccatcaccacatcctggggcaaggagttccacaatttaactatgtgttgtgtaaagaactacttccctttatctgttttgaatctctcaccctccagcttcagcagatgttctagtattatggggaagggagaaaagcttctccctgtccactctctccataccatgcataaccttatagacctctatcatgtcaatgtaagcacttggtccatagaaaacCAGAAATCACACCAGGAGACTCAGTAgtcaaaaagagtaggtttactggtaacatag carries:
- the LOC130482429 gene encoding serine--tRNA ligase, mitochondrial-like, yielding MPAQELGVPAYRKFDIEAWMPGGGTNGEISSASNCTDYQSRQLNIMYYNRQGQFCYAHTVNGTACAIPRMLIAILESNQRKVCFST